A window of the Coleofasciculus sp. FACHB-T130 genome harbors these coding sequences:
- the cobT gene encoding nicotinate mononucleotide-dependent phosphoribosyltransferase CobT — protein MIHVYTQIEPGHRWLQRYRGRPSVFACILGFTATGLIPGISAAGATPEDRQYTAIADAEFLYKGPQPQPQYPLPPLQAGASPVLISRAVVEELGIPVYLFNAGLPQPPTVPVIDLEGAPAQCLSGGNALPLATVKHLWEQGLIWGQKLAASIPDGYLILGECVVGGTTTALAILTGLGVPAAGKVNSSHPSCNHAQKWAVVEAGLKAFRSRGDEERPFQDPLHLVAAIGDPMQIAVAGMAIAASRTCGVMLAGGTQMLAVYALMQALGRQYSLSWEPEQVVVGTTRWVAEDPTGDTVGLAKTISPVPLLGTGLSFAPSRYPQLRAYEQGYVKEGMGAGGCAIAAHLTQGWHQEQLLQAIEMLIERC, from the coding sequence ATGATTCATGTCTACACTCAGATAGAACCGGGACATCGATGGCTCCAGCGATATCGGGGACGTCCATCGGTGTTTGCTTGTATTTTGGGCTTTACCGCCACCGGGCTGATCCCCGGTATTTCAGCAGCTGGAGCAACGCCAGAGGATCGACAATATACAGCGATCGCAGATGCGGAATTTTTGTATAAAGGCCCTCAGCCTCAGCCTCAATATCCTCTGCCTCCTCTGCAAGCGGGTGCCTCTCCAGTGCTAATCTCCCGCGCGGTGGTTGAAGAACTTGGTATTCCCGTTTATTTATTCAATGCTGGATTGCCCCAGCCGCCAACTGTTCCAGTCATTGATTTGGAAGGTGCCCCTGCTCAGTGTCTCAGCGGCGGAAATGCTTTGCCTCTCGCGACAGTGAAACATCTGTGGGAACAAGGACTAATTTGGGGGCAAAAACTAGCGGCAAGTATCCCGGATGGATATTTAATTCTGGGAGAGTGCGTGGTAGGGGGAACGACAACGGCTTTGGCAATTTTAACGGGCTTGGGTGTCCCCGCTGCCGGTAAGGTCAACAGCAGCCATCCTAGCTGCAATCACGCGCAAAAGTGGGCGGTGGTGGAAGCTGGGCTGAAAGCCTTTAGGAGCAGAGGAGACGAGGAACGTCCTTTCCAAGACCCGTTACATCTGGTTGCGGCAATTGGCGATCCGATGCAAATTGCGGTTGCGGGGATGGCGATCGCTGCAAGTCGCACTTGCGGTGTCATGCTGGCTGGTGGAACGCAAATGCTGGCTGTCTATGCCTTGATGCAAGCGCTTGGGCGTCAATATTCCCTATCTTGGGAACCCGAACAAGTTGTGGTGGGAACGACTCGCTGGGTGGCAGAAGATCCAACTGGTGATACGGTCGGGTTAGCAAAAACAATTAGCCCAGTCCCCTTATTGGGGACTGGGCTGAGTTTTGCGCCCTCTCGTTATCCTCAACTGCGGGCTTATGAGCAGGGATACGTTAAAGAAGGCATGGGTGCGGGCGGATGTGCGATCGCGGCTCATTTAACTCAGGGTTGGCACCAGGAGCAATTACTCCAAGCCATTGAAATGTTAATCGAGCGTTGTTGA
- a CDS encoding EAL domain-containing protein: MAKILVIEDEEAIRENILELLEAEEFEATGAENGLAGVQIARTIRPDLIICDVMMPDLDGFGVLMALRQDPVTATIPFIFLTAKAEKADLRQAMELGADDYLTKPCTPEEILKAIAARLERQRAITQPYTLALRQAAERLNHLVHYDSVTNLPNRLLLRERFNQVISKRQDEHKSDSKTQENESPLASAQQPLSVQPVPLLFLGLDRFQRISDTLGNQGSDRLIKLIVERITTCLSRQDTIARLNVDQFAIILATLSQRQTVASVAQAILSSLNEPFSLEDGQIFLTASIGITFYPNDGQDLDTLMKMTAAAMSYTQKLGGNHYQFYATDIKADYGEALVLEASLRRALEHSEFQVYYQPQVNLQTGEISGAEALVRWQHPTRGLVSPAEFIPMAEETGLIVPLGEWVLQTASAQTQKWRDAGFISFRVSVNLSGRQFSQADLSQRIVRVLETTGLNPDALELELTESILVQNASMAIGTLNELKQLGIHIAIDDFGTGYASLSYLKQFPFDTLKIDRCFVQDVTSDTQNRAIMTAVIQLAHNLNLKVTAEGVETRAELAFLSQQHCDAMQGYLFSRPVPAAEFETLLSAGKRLPMQVV, from the coding sequence ATGGCAAAAATTCTAGTTATTGAAGATGAAGAAGCAATCCGCGAAAACATATTAGAACTATTGGAGGCAGAAGAGTTCGAGGCGACAGGTGCAGAAAATGGTCTTGCTGGCGTACAGATAGCAAGAACGATTCGCCCAGATTTAATTATTTGCGATGTCATGATGCCCGATTTAGATGGTTTTGGTGTTTTGATGGCGCTGCGTCAAGATCCTGTCACCGCAACAATTCCCTTCATTTTTCTGACTGCCAAAGCTGAAAAAGCCGATTTGCGTCAAGCGATGGAATTAGGGGCAGACGACTATTTAACCAAGCCTTGTACGCCTGAGGAAATACTCAAAGCGATCGCTGCCCGACTCGAAAGACAAAGAGCCATTACTCAACCCTATACCTTAGCGCTCAGGCAAGCAGCAGAAAGACTCAATCACTTAGTTCATTACGATAGCGTGACAAACCTTCCCAATCGCTTGCTATTGCGAGAGCGGTTTAATCAAGTTATCAGTAAGCGGCAAGATGAACACAAAAGCGATTCCAAAACCCAGGAGAACGAATCGCCTCTTGCCTCTGCCCAGCAGCCACTCAGCGTTCAACCTGTCCCGCTGCTGTTTCTAGGATTAGATCGGTTTCAACGGATTAGTGACACCTTGGGAAATCAAGGGAGTGACCGATTAATTAAACTAATTGTCGAACGAATCACCACCTGTCTCAGCCGACAGGACACGATTGCGCGATTGAATGTAGATCAATTTGCAATTATTCTGGCAACCTTAAGTCAAAGACAAACGGTTGCCAGTGTCGCCCAAGCGATTTTGTCATCGCTGAATGAACCCTTCTCCTTAGAAGACGGTCAAATCTTCCTCACTGCCAGCATTGGCATTACCTTCTATCCCAACGACGGGCAAGATTTAGACACCCTGATGAAGATGACAGCAGCGGCGATGTCCTACACCCAAAAGCTGGGAGGAAATCACTATCAGTTTTATGCGACGGACATCAAGGCTGATTATGGCGAAGCGCTGGTGCTAGAAGCGAGTCTGCGCCGTGCCTTAGAACACAGTGAATTTCAAGTGTATTATCAGCCCCAAGTAAATCTCCAAACCGGAGAAATTAGCGGTGCAGAAGCCTTAGTGCGTTGGCAGCACCCGACGCGGGGGCTGGTTTCACCCGCTGAATTTATTCCTATGGCAGAAGAAACGGGTTTAATTGTCCCGCTTGGCGAGTGGGTATTGCAAACTGCCAGTGCCCAAACGCAAAAATGGCGAGACGCTGGATTTATATCGTTCCGCGTGTCAGTGAACTTGTCGGGGCGTCAATTTAGCCAAGCTGATTTAAGCCAGCGAATTGTCCGAGTATTGGAAACTACAGGTTTGAACCCAGATGCATTGGAATTAGAGCTGACTGAAAGTATCCTCGTGCAAAATGCTTCGATGGCGATCGGTACTTTAAATGAACTGAAACAGTTGGGGATTCACATCGCAATTGATGATTTCGGTACTGGCTATGCTTCCTTAAGCTATCTCAAACAATTTCCCTTTGACACTTTGAAAATTGACCGATGCTTTGTTCAGGATGTTACTAGCGATACCCAAAACCGAGCGATTATGACCGCCGTGATTCAACTCGCTCACAATCTGAATTTGAAAGTTACGGCTGAGGGGGTAGAAACTCGCGCTGAACTAGCTTTCTTAAGCCAGCAGCATTGCGATGCCATGCAAGGCTATCTATTTAGTCGTCCCGTACCCGCAGCAGAATTTGAAACCTTGTTAAGTGCCGGTAAACGGTTGCCGATGCAAGTTGTATGA
- a CDS encoding phycobiliprotein lyase, whose translation MLSIREFFTACTGVWTTERMYHSVLSGQIERSHTEYSVKALTWEQKQQILSFSSSNGIKVNLAQATEEENACPGFAIAFDTVSETGERVSMSLKALFVPDAYVVPGESPAEIPAPPIVAEVVDGEAIKGFYLRDEGYSEAGAIAGRFTYQPTRQTLEMITYYRRSVAVDQMRIVAPDTRLRTIITYQRPEPGEQPTVIDLVGFGVERRQAL comes from the coding sequence ATGCTCAGCATCAGAGAGTTTTTTACCGCTTGCACGGGGGTATGGACAACAGAAAGAATGTATCATTCTGTCCTTAGCGGTCAGATTGAACGCTCTCATACGGAATATTCGGTAAAAGCCCTGACATGGGAACAAAAGCAGCAAATTTTGTCCTTTTCTTCGTCAAATGGCATAAAGGTAAATCTTGCCCAAGCAACCGAAGAAGAAAATGCTTGTCCTGGGTTTGCGATCGCCTTTGATACCGTCTCGGAAACGGGCGAACGAGTATCTATGAGTTTGAAGGCTTTATTTGTGCCGGATGCCTACGTGGTGCCTGGGGAATCGCCCGCCGAAATCCCCGCTCCACCCATCGTGGCGGAAGTTGTAGATGGGGAAGCGATTAAGGGTTTTTATCTGCGGGATGAGGGATACTCAGAAGCGGGAGCGATCGCGGGGCGCTTTACCTATCAGCCCACTCGCCAAACGCTGGAAATGATCACCTATTATCGACGTTCTGTTGCGGTCGATCAAATGCGGATTGTAGCGCCGGATACGCGGCTCAGAACGATTATTACTTACCAACGACCCGAACCCGGAGAACAACCAACGGTAATCGATTTGGTCGGCTTTGGCGTCGAGCGCCGACAAGCGCTATAA
- a CDS encoding extracellular solute-binding protein — protein sequence MKRRSFLLGAGTLTLSQMLAGCGNSQNPTLRVRLLKNSIPAQLLTKFRQSLKQSATLDFTPATQLKDLFASLETWQNPGKANQGWGRNLPLITPKKPVIADLVTLGDFWLAQAIEQKLIQPLELTQAGGWNQLPIRWQELVKRNSQGQSDPAGKIWGAPYRWGSTVIIYRRDKFKSLGWTPTDWQDLWREELRDRISLLDQPREVIGLTLKRLGHSYNTERIDRIPELKNTLQKLHQQVKFYSSDTYLQPLLLGDTWLAVGWSTDVLSVMKRDRNIAAVVPVSGTALWSDLWVQPAGAAANPLLQDWINFCWESKPATEISLFSRAASPIVAGMNPAELPEFLKTNSILLPDTQILDKSEFLFPLPQSTALAYRSLWQEIRPTV from the coding sequence ATGAAGAGACGGTCTTTTCTGCTGGGTGCTGGAACGCTGACCTTGAGTCAGATGCTTGCAGGGTGTGGAAATTCCCAAAACCCCACACTAAGAGTTAGACTTCTGAAAAATTCCATTCCCGCTCAGCTGTTAACTAAATTTCGCCAGAGCCTCAAGCAATCGGCAACTCTAGATTTTACGCCAGCTACACAGTTAAAAGATTTATTTGCGAGTCTAGAAACTTGGCAGAATCCCGGTAAAGCGAACCAGGGCTGGGGTCGGAACTTACCGCTGATTACCCCGAAAAAACCCGTCATTGCCGATCTAGTGACTTTGGGAGATTTCTGGTTAGCACAGGCAATTGAGCAGAAACTCATTCAACCCCTCGAACTTACACAGGCGGGAGGGTGGAATCAATTGCCAATCCGATGGCAAGAACTTGTGAAACGCAATAGTCAAGGTCAATCTGACCCCGCTGGAAAAATTTGGGGTGCGCCCTATCGCTGGGGAAGCACAGTAATTATCTATCGCCGCGACAAATTCAAATCTTTGGGATGGACACCGACGGATTGGCAAGATTTGTGGCGAGAAGAACTGCGCGATCGCATTTCACTTTTAGATCAACCGCGAGAAGTGATTGGTCTAACCTTAAAACGGTTGGGTCATTCTTACAACACGGAACGGATAGACAGAATTCCTGAGTTGAAAAATACCCTGCAAAAGTTGCACCAGCAGGTGAAATTTTACAGTTCCGATACCTATCTGCAACCATTATTGCTAGGAGACACCTGGCTGGCGGTGGGTTGGTCAACAGATGTATTGTCGGTGATGAAGCGCGATCGCAACATTGCTGCGGTGGTTCCTGTGTCTGGAACCGCCTTGTGGTCAGACTTATGGGTGCAACCTGCTGGTGCTGCGGCGAATCCTCTGTTGCAAGATTGGATTAATTTTTGTTGGGAATCCAAACCTGCTACGGAAATTTCTCTGTTCAGCCGCGCCGCCTCACCAATTGTTGCTGGCATGAACCCAGCAGAGTTACCTGAATTTTTAAAAACGAACTCGATCTTGCTGCCAGATACTCAGATACTGGACAAGAGTGAATTTCTGTTTCCGCTTCCCCAGTCTACGGCGCTTGCGTATCGTTCCCTGTGGCAGGAAATCCGCCCAACGGTTTAG